In Camelus bactrianus isolate YW-2024 breed Bactrian camel chromosome 10, ASM4877302v1, whole genome shotgun sequence, a genomic segment contains:
- the DUSP8 gene encoding dual specificity protein phosphatase 8: protein MAGDRLPRKVMDARKLASLLRGGPGGPLVIDSRSFVEYNSGHVLSSVNICCSKLVKRRLQQGKVTIAELIQPAVRGQVEAAEPQDVVVYDQSTRDASVLAADSFLSILLSKLDGCFDSVAILTGGFATFSSCFPGLCEGKPTALLPMSISQPCLPVPSVGLTRILPHLYLGSQKDVLNKDLMTQNGISYVLNASSSCPKPDFICESRFLRIPINDNYCDKLLPWLDKSIEFIDKAKLSSCQVIVHCLAGISRSATIAIAYIMKTMGMSSDDAYRFVKDRRPSISPNFNFLGQLLEYERSLKLLAALQGDGAPHPGTPEPLPGPAAPLPPLPPPTSESAATGSAAAAAAREGAQTAGGEALAPAPATSALQQGLRGLHLSSDRLQDTNRLKRSFSLDIKSAYAPSRRPDHPGPPDPGEAPKLCKLDSPSGGALGLPSPSPDSPDSAPETRPRLRRRPRPPAGSPARSPAHGLLNFGDAPRQTPRHGLSALSAPGLPGPGQPAGPGGWAPPLDSPGTPSPDGPWCFSPEGAQGAGGARFAPFGRAGGQGAGGGDLRRREAARPEARDARTGWPDEPAPETQFKRRSCQMEFEEGMVEGRARGEELATLGKQPSFSGSVEVIEVS from the exons ATGGCCGGGGACCGGCTCCCTCGGAAGGTGATGGACGCCAGGAAACTGGCCAGCCTGCTGCGGGGCGGGCCCGGGGGGCCGCTGGTCATCGACAGCCGCTCCTTTGTGGAGTACAACAGCGGGCACGTGCTCAGCTCCGTCAACATCTGCTGCTCCAAGCTGGTGAAGCGGCGGCTGCAGCAGGGCAAGGTGACCATCGCCGAGCTGATCCAGCCCGCCGTGCGCGGCCAG GTGGAGGCCGCAGAGCCGCAGGACGTGGTGGTCTATGACCAGAGCACCCGGGACGCCAGCGTGCTGGCCGCAGACAGCTTCCTCTCCATCCTGCTCAGCAAGCTGGACGGCTGCTTTGACAGTGTGGCCATCCTCACGG GGGGCTTTGCCACCTTCTCCTCCTGCTTCCCTGGCCTCTGTGAGGGCAAGCCTACTGCCCTGCTGCCCATGAGCATCTCCCAGCCCTGTCTGCCCGTGCCAAGCGTGGGCCTGACCCGCATCCTGCCCCATCTGTACCTGGGCTCTCAGAAGGACGTCCTGAACAAG gatcTGATGACCCAGAACGGGATCAGCTATGTCCTCAACGCCAGCAGCTCCTGCCCCAAGCCCGACTTCATCTGTGAGAGCCGCTTCCTGCGCATCCCCATTAATGACAACTACTGTGACAAGCTGCTGCCCTGGCTGGACAAGTCCATCGAGTTCATCG ATAAAGCCAAGCTGTCCAGCTGCCAAGTCATCGTCCACTGTCTGGCCGGCATCTCCCGCTCTGCCACCATTGCCATCGCGTATATCATGAAGACCATGGGCATGTCCTCAGACGACGCCTACAG gttcGTGAAGGACCGGCGCCCGTCCATCTCGCCCAACTTCAACTTCCTGGGCCAGCTGCTGGAGTATGAGCGCAGCCTGAAGCTGCTGGCCGCCCTGCAGGGCGACGGGGCTCCCCACCCGGGGACCCCggagcccctcccaggccctgcgGCCCCACTGCCACCGCTGCCACCACCTACCTCAGAGAGCGCTGCCACCGGGAGCGCAGCGGCTGCTGCAGCCAGGGAGGGCGCCCAGACGGCAGGGGGCGaggccctggccccagcccctgccaccaGCGCGCTGCAGCAGGGCCTGCGGGGCCTGCACCTCTCCTCCGACCGCCTGCAGGACACCAACCGCCTCAAGCGCTCCTTCTCGCTGGACATCAAGTCGGCCTACGCCCCCAGCCGGCGGCCCGACCACCCCGGGCCCCCGGACCCCGGCGAGGCCCCCAAGCTCTGCAAGCTGGACAGTCCTTCGGGGGGTGCGCTGGGCCTGCCCTCGCCCAGCCCCGACAGCCCGGACTCGGCGCCGGAGACGCGCCCGAGGCTCCGCAGGCGGCCCAGGCCTCCAGCCGGCTCCCCCGCGCGCTCCCCCGCCCACGGCCTCCTGAACTTCGGCGACGCCCCCCGGCAGACTCCGCGGCACGGCCTCTCGGCCCTGTCGGCGCCCGGGCTGCCTGGCCCCGGCCAGCCGGCCGGCCCTGGGGGCTGGGCGCCACCGCTCGACTCCCCGGGCACGCCGTCGCCCGACGGGCCCTGGTGCTTCAGCCCCGAGGGCGCGCAGGGCGCGGGCGGCGCGCGATTCGCACCCTTCGGCCGGGCTGGCGGGCAGGGCGCGGGCGGTGGCGACCTGCGGCGGCGGGAGGCGGCGAGGCCCGAGGCCCGGGACGCGAGGACCGGCTGGCCGGACGAGCCGGCCCCGGAGACGCAGTTCAAGCGCCGGAGCTGCCAGATGGAGTTCGAGGAGGGCATGGTGGAGGGGCGCGCGCGCGGCGAGGAGCTGGCCACCCTGGGCAAGCAGCCCAGCTTCTCCGGCAGCGTGGAGGTCATCGAGGTGTCCTGA